The genomic stretch GGTCAGGGCGTCATAATGAACCGGTAAGATGGTACATATATGGCCTGCCGGGCGAAGGCATCCGAGGGAACTGACAAAGGTATCGTTGCCCACCGTATCCAGGATCAGGTCAACTCCTTTTTGGCCGGTAATCTCCAGTACCTTTTTGGCTACATTTTCTTCCTTGTAGTTAATTACATGGTCGGCTTTCAAAACATCCCTGCAATATTGGAGCGACGCTGTACGGCTACTTGTGGTGATCACCCGACTTCCCGTCTTTTTGGCAAGCTGAATGGCAATATGGCCAACCCCTCCTGCTCCTGCCTGGATGAGTATGGTATGGCTTGGCTTCAATTTTAAGCGGTCAAAAAGTGCCTCGTAGGCAGTAATACCAACCAAGGGTATGGCTGCTCCTATTTTGGGATCCAGCTCATCCACTTTCAGGCACATATTGGATTTTATACAGACGTATTCGGCATTTGCCCCGGGCAAAAAAAGGCTTGGCGATGCGATGATGTTATCTCCGGGGGAAAGGCCGATCACCTGTTGGCCAACGGCAGTCACTTCTCCGAACACATCATATCCCAAAATAGCGGGGAAGGATCTTCCGGGATTTGGAATGGTCCTGATCCTACAGTCCGCCGGGTTTACGCTGGTATAATGGACCCTGACCAATACTTCATCTACTTTGGGGCTTGGCCTGTCCATTTCGATGATTTTAAATACCTCGGACGCTTTTCCCGTTCCCGTAATAACATTTGCTTTCATAACTATTGCTTTTGGGACAAATGTAGTTTTGACGGGACCTATCCTGTTATCAGATAGGTATTAGGATTTATCCAATCGGTACTTTCTGACTTCCAAGGGACGGAGTCCGAATTTTCTTTTAAAGGCATTTGAAAAACTACCCGGGCTCTGATATCCGCAACGAAGGGAAATATCCGCTATGGGCTCATTGGTTTCCAGAAGAAGAGCATGGGCTTTCCGCAAATGATGGTCTGATTGATATTCAAACAGGGTCTTTCCCGTTTCATTTTTAAAGAATTTCTTTAGCTTAAAGGTGTTGATCCCCACTTCTTTTGCCAGGGATGCGGTCGTCAGATAAGTATTGGAATTGTCCAGGATGTATTTCACTTGGTGGATTTTGTCCCTTTCCTGACCATCATAACCTGTCCAATATTTTGACCGGCCGAACAGGTCACAAAAGGAATGGAGTTGTTCGAGCATCATTTTCTCCATATGTAAACTGGACAATGGACTATTGCCCTGCTCATACCGGCTTATTCCGTTCAGCAATTCAAGATTTTGCGCAGAGAGTGGGAGATCAATGGCCTGCTCTTTAAAAAGTCCACTGTAGATTTGGTTCAGCTCTTCTACCAGGTTTTCTGAAAAATGCAAGTGGACCAGGTTGAACCTTTCACCTTTCCTAAGGTTTGAAAAGTATGCTTCCCGATTGGCCTTATAGAATAACGCCCTGCCACTTTTAAAGGAGTATAGATGCTTCTTCTGATGTGTCTCTGAATACCCACTGAGGCATAGGACAAGCTTGTAAAGTGGCTTTTCATAATCAACCCGAAGATGAAGTGCTTCTTTGGTATGAAACTGAAATGCATGTAGCGATGAACCTGACAAATTGTGGTAGTCCCGTTCTTTATAGAAATAATAGTCAGGTGATTTTTTACTGGTATTACTGTTGCTTATTCTCATATATCTCCGTAATCAGTCCAAAACAAATCCTATAAAGTCCTGTGAACCGCCATGTCCTACGATGGTGTGGGAAGCGCTCCATGGGCTAATGATGCACGATCTTCTACTCGATTTGCAGGAGAACTTTGCTAATGATGTGCTGATGTCCTATTCAAGTAATTGTTTTAGATATTTATTAAGTTCTTCCTCTTTCAGATTGTACTGAACTATTTTACCGCTTTTGTCGATCAAAAAATTGGAAGGAATACCTGAAACATGGTATAGTTTTACTGCTGAATTTTCAAATCTATTTAGCTCAGAAACATGGATCCACTCCAATCCATCCTTTTCTACGGCCTTTAACCATTTCTCTTTATCCACGTCAAGGGACACCGCCAGGATCTCAAATCCCTTGTCGTGATATTGTTCATAAGTTTTGACTAAGCCCGGATTAGTCGAACGACATGCACCGCACCAACTTGCCCAGAACTCTAATAACGTTACTTTTCCCTTAAATTCTGTAAGAGAAACCGGCTGATCCATTGGACCATTTTGTGTAAAGGCCGGTGCCTGCTTTCCCACCAAACTGACACCAAAAACCTGGGCATAAGCTGATCTTGCTGATGGCAAAGCTTTAAGACGCTCAGAGAGATTGGTATACAAATCAATAAATTGCTCCATTTCAAACTGGCCTGAATTACTCCCAACGCGACCAACCGTTCTTGAATTGTTCACCAACTCTATTAAAGAGGCCGGTTCATCAGGATGCTGTTTTACAAAATTGAATACCTGTTCCTGATACAT from Echinicola soli encodes the following:
- a CDS encoding quinone oxidoreductase family protein, with translation MKANVITGTGKASEVFKIIEMDRPSPKVDEVLVRVHYTSVNPADCRIRTIPNPGRSFPAILGYDVFGEVTAVGQQVIGLSPGDNIIASPSLFLPGANAEYVCIKSNMCLKVDELDPKIGAAIPLVGITAYEALFDRLKLKPSHTILIQAGAGGVGHIAIQLAKKTGSRVITTSSRTASLQYCRDVLKADHVINYKEENVAKKVLEITGQKGVDLILDTVGNDTFVSSLGCLRPAGHICTILPVHYDALTGYENLLNNRTISYEYMGMSASSGRHREILKKLVGLIQKNELAPLVSEVYPFDQIHKAHEAIETGHTQGKIVIKVM
- a CDS encoding peroxiredoxin family protein: MIRKPISGFFLALCFIANMSMGQQQLSMDSMSLSGEMELIFDLSNMKDAQGGIIKVSGDYIHEKYEIHNDELSMTLQIEEPRKIMFSFLSAQTLKEDPNIAIPYSDYMAMLAVPGKYYITVDSVLNNSRVINESPYQKKFNELQEIKNSIGKNLQEEVLDEMKPSLEHAGIEFPFHDDLDKQVKDSVIKIYSEKLRKRYPRFTAMYQEQVFNFVKQHPDEPASLIELVNNSRTVGRVGSNSGQFEMEQFIDLYTNLSERLKALPSARSAYAQVFGVSLVGKQAPAFTQNGPMDQPVSLTEFKGKVTLLEFWASWCGACRSTNPGLVKTYEQYHDKGFEILAVSLDVDKEKWLKAVEKDGLEWIHVSELNRFENSAVKLYHVSGIPSNFLIDKSGKIVQYNLKEEELNKYLKQLLE
- a CDS encoding helix-turn-helix domain-containing protein translates to MRISNSNTSKKSPDYYFYKERDYHNLSGSSLHAFQFHTKEALHLRVDYEKPLYKLVLCLSGYSETHQKKHLYSFKSGRALFYKANREAYFSNLRKGERFNLVHLHFSENLVEELNQIYSGLFKEQAIDLPLSAQNLELLNGISRYEQGNSPLSSLHMEKMMLEQLHSFCDLFGRSKYWTGYDGQERDKIHQVKYILDNSNTYLTTASLAKEVGINTFKLKKFFKNETGKTLFEYQSDHHLRKAHALLLETNEPIADISLRCGYQSPGSFSNAFKRKFGLRPLEVRKYRLDKS